The proteins below are encoded in one region of Peptoniphilus sp. GNH:
- a CDS encoding peptidoglycan DD-metalloendopeptidase family protein, producing the protein MKKKICLILMSLILVFASVFAESSKQLQDKKDKKSKEKDKIQEQISKSKDKIKENKKLVNKTKDEIDVLDGKIAEVGEALTKINGEIGKLNLDIEANTKELNKAQANLSKKREIFKGRIRAMYMNGDIRNLEIILSSESIEDMLTNNEMLQAIARNDKELIEFVTKQVDTIKTKETALKRDMSVLKDRQKEQKNLKSSLETTNAQKAAYMAELEKNTDLLSAEIDKFNKQSKDLESEIRSLTSEIARKQREEQSGRSGGGPAPQLRNGKLSWPVPGHTRISSPYGYRTHPILGYTKFHSGIDIPAPAGTPIKAAADGVVITAKRMGSYGNVVMIDHGDCVTVYAHNSVLKVSVGQKVKRGDTVSLCGSTGLATGSHLHFEVRINGATQNPLSYV; encoded by the coding sequence ATGAAAAAGAAAATCTGCTTAATTCTAATGAGTCTTATTCTTGTTTTTGCATCGGTGTTTGCAGAAAGCTCTAAGCAACTTCAAGACAAGAAGGACAAGAAGTCTAAAGAAAAGGATAAGATTCAGGAACAAATTAGCAAGTCTAAGGATAAGATTAAGGAAAATAAAAAGCTAGTAAACAAGACCAAGGATGAAATAGACGTTCTAGATGGAAAGATTGCAGAAGTTGGCGAAGCACTTACAAAGATAAATGGAGAAATCGGCAAATTAAATCTTGATATAGAAGCAAATACCAAAGAGCTTAACAAGGCTCAGGCTAATCTTTCTAAGAAAAGAGAAATTTTTAAGGGAAGAATCCGAGCCATGTATATGAATGGCGATATTAGAAACCTAGAAATTATACTAAGTTCTGAATCAATAGAAGATATGTTAACTAACAATGAAATGCTCCAAGCCATAGCTAGAAATGACAAGGAGCTTATAGAATTTGTGACTAAGCAAGTCGACACCATAAAGACCAAGGAGACAGCTCTTAAAAGAGATATGTCGGTCTTAAAGGATAGACAAAAAGAGCAAAAAAATTTGAAATCTTCTTTAGAGACAACAAATGCTCAAAAAGCGGCATATATGGCGGAGCTTGAAAAGAACACAGACCTTTTGAGTGCTGAGATAGATAAGTTTAACAAACAATCCAAAGATTTGGAGTCTGAAATCAGGAGTCTTACTTCGGAAATTGCAAGAAAGCAAAGAGAAGAGCAAAGTGGCAGAAGTGGCGGAGGACCAGCCCCCCAATTGAGAAATGGAAAGTTGTCTTGGCCAGTGCCTGGACACACTAGGATATCTTCTCCTTATGGCTATAGAACTCATCCAATCTTAGGCTATACCAAGTTTCACTCAGGAATAGATATCCCAGCTCCAGCTGGCACACCTATAAAGGCTGCTGCAGACGGAGTTGTCATAACAGCAAAGAGAATGGGGTCTTATGGTAATGTGGTCATGATTGATCACGGAGATTGCGTTACTGTCTATGCTCACAATTCAGTCTTGAAGGTGTCAGTCGGACAAAAAGTCAAAAGAGGGGACACTGTTTCTCTTTGTGGCTCGACTGGTTTGGCAACAGGCTCCCACTTGCATTTTGAAGTGAGAATAAATGGAGCGACACAAAATCCACTTTCTTATGTATGA
- a CDS encoding S41 family peptidase has protein sequence MKKRHIVIFAIILVLTNILTGVSIFGYILSGNSLIARTAKQRALEKFVKSKYLYDTTDEDLYIGSLKGIVKGLKDPYSEYYTKEEFEKLMEMTTGVFFGIGVEVTAGSDGMITVVSPIKGGPADKMGVKAGDKIIKVEGQDFTADELQDAVKVMRGEKGTPVKVTFYRPGAKDKDTFDLSIVRDEVHTKTVVKDKIDGYGYIGISNFDEGTGKDFLDAVKELEAENVKGYILDLRGNPGGIVQGAVEVCNVFIREGNIVSASTKNGTSLFNYDAKPGDFHTDKNLVVLINGASASASEIVSGALKDHERATLIGTKTFGKGIVQQTFPFGDGDGIKITTAQYFTPKGKNIHKKGIEPDINLPLPQDTKGIGIKFYKEDLQLQKAVEVLNKKIK, from the coding sequence ATGAAAAAAAGACATATAGTAATTTTTGCAATAATTTTGGTACTTACAAATATTTTGACTGGTGTATCTATTTTTGGATATATTCTAAGTGGAAATTCACTTATAGCAAGAACAGCTAAGCAAAGAGCCCTAGAAAAATTTGTAAAATCCAAGTACCTTTATGACACCACTGATGAGGATCTTTATATAGGCTCTTTAAAGGGGATAGTAAAGGGATTAAAGGACCCCTACTCTGAATATTACACGAAAGAAGAATTTGAAAAATTAATGGAAATGACTACAGGAGTGTTTTTTGGAATAGGCGTAGAGGTTACAGCTGGTTCTGATGGCATGATAACAGTCGTAAGTCCTATAAAGGGTGGCCCGGCAGACAAGATGGGAGTCAAGGCAGGAGACAAGATTATCAAGGTTGAGGGTCAAGATTTCACGGCTGATGAGCTTCAAGATGCAGTAAAGGTCATGAGAGGTGAAAAGGGAACTCCTGTAAAGGTAACTTTTTACAGACCAGGGGCCAAAGACAAGGATACTTTTGATTTGAGCATAGTAAGAGATGAGGTTCATACAAAAACTGTTGTCAAGGACAAGATAGATGGCTATGGTTATATAGGTATTAGCAATTTTGACGAAGGAACTGGCAAGGATTTCTTGGATGCTGTAAAAGAATTGGAAGCTGAAAATGTGAAGGGTTATATCCTCGATTTGAGGGGAAATCCTGGAGGAATTGTCCAAGGGGCTGTTGAAGTTTGCAATGTTTTTATAAGAGAAGGCAACATAGTCAGCGCTTCTACCAAAAATGGGACAAGTCTTTTTAACTATGATGCAAAGCCTGGAGATTTCCATACTGACAAGAATTTAGTGGTTTTGATAAATGGAGCCTCGGCATCTGCTTCTGAGATAGTTTCTGGAGCTTTAAAAGATCATGAAAGGGCAACTCTTATTGGCACTAAAACTTTCGGCAAAGGAATTGTGCAACAGACTTTTCCTTTTGGAGATGGAGACGGAATAAAGATTACAACGGCTCAATATTTCACACCCAAGGGAAAGAATATCCACAAAAAGGGGATCGAACCAGATATAAACTTGCCTTTGCCACAAGACACAAAAGGAATAGGCATAAAATTTTACAAGGAAGATTTGCAATTGCAAAAGGCAGTTGAAGTATTAAATAAAAAGATAAAATAA
- a CDS encoding AMP-binding protein, whose protein sequence is MKNLFNLLEKCYREDKDKIAILEENGKMSYGDFYEKSMIIAKALDKLKLDLKKPILVLIKDEGLDLCVFMAILALGGFYVPISSKTPDARLKKILEDTDFAGIISADAKENTYINIEEEIRDLKYDKNFKPQNSAIGSDPALGLFTSGSTGRPKLVLKSHESILSMCRFFNEDFNFNDNNIFGNQVSFEFDSSLKSIYLCLYNRASLGLIPTKYFSFPKKIIDLINEFNVDTLIWSTFALRLMENFKVFSYKKIEKVKLVMFSGEVIPEKTIRYWMEHVKADYYNVYAPTEYSFNCLYHKIKSDENLNKIPAGKEITGSRVLILDEENRPCKLGEEGDLYLEGPGLAMGYYGDMEKTRLSFIQNPLEKNFPQIIYKTGDRALMDENGDVYFKGRRDNQIKHQGYRIELGEIENSINSQKGVNICGVIFDKEKESLIAFYEGDIEAKELKKELKIKLPRHFFPKEIIRLEKLYLNANNKVDRNKLKEIYNEQLRKNNSNN, encoded by the coding sequence ATGAAAAATTTATTTAATTTACTAGAAAAATGTTACAGAGAAGATAAAGATAAAATTGCCATACTAGAAGAAAATGGCAAGATGAGTTATGGGGACTTTTATGAAAAATCCATGATTATAGCAAAAGCTTTGGACAAGCTCAAGCTGGATTTAAAAAAGCCAATCTTGGTTTTAATAAAAGACGAGGGACTAGACCTTTGTGTTTTTATGGCTATCTTGGCTTTGGGAGGATTTTATGTGCCCATAAGTTCCAAAACTCCCGATGCAAGGCTTAAAAAAATTTTAGAGGATACAGATTTTGCCGGCATAATTTCTGCTGATGCAAAAGAAAATACCTATATAAATATAGAGGAAGAAATTAGAGATTTGAAATACGACAAAAATTTCAAACCTCAAAATAGTGCCATAGGCTCAGATCCAGCACTTGGACTTTTCACATCTGGCTCCACAGGCAGACCTAAATTGGTTTTGAAATCGCATGAGTCCATACTTTCTATGTGCCGCTTTTTCAATGAGGATTTTAATTTTAATGACAATAATATATTTGGCAATCAAGTCAGCTTTGAATTTGACTCTTCCTTGAAGTCTATCTATCTTTGCCTCTACAATCGGGCGAGCTTGGGCCTAATTCCTACTAAATACTTTTCTTTCCCGAAGAAGATTATAGACTTGATAAATGAATTTAATGTAGATACACTTATATGGTCAACATTTGCCCTGCGTTTGATGGAAAATTTTAAAGTGTTTTCCTATAAGAAGATTGAAAAGGTAAAGCTTGTCATGTTTTCTGGGGAAGTAATTCCTGAAAAGACTATTAGATACTGGATGGAGCATGTAAAAGCAGACTATTACAATGTCTATGCACCGACTGAATACTCTTTCAATTGCCTTTATCACAAGATAAAATCTGATGAAAATCTAAATAAGATACCGGCGGGAAAAGAAATCACAGGCTCTAGGGTCTTGATATTGGATGAAGAGAATAGACCATGCAAGCTTGGAGAAGAAGGAGATCTCTATTTGGAAGGACCCGGTCTTGCCATGGGTTATTATGGAGATATGGAAAAGACAAGGCTTTCTTTTATACAAAATCCTCTAGAGAAAAATTTCCCTCAAATAATTTATAAAACAGGCGACAGAGCTTTGATGGATGAAAATGGAGACGTCTATTTCAAAGGCAGAAGGGACAATCAAATTAAGCATCAAGGTTACAGAATAGAGCTTGGAGAAATTGAAAACTCTATAAATTCTCAAAAAGGGGTAAACATTTGTGGAGTGATTTTTGACAAGGAAAAGGAGAGCTTGATTGCCTTTTATGAGGGAGATATTGAGGCAAAAGAACTCAAAAAAGAATTGAAAATCAAATTGCCAAGGCATTTTTTCCCCAAGGAAATCATAAGGCTTGAAAAACTTTATCTTAATGCCAATAATAAAGTAGACAGAAATAAATTAAAGGAGATATACAATGAGCAACTTAGAAAAAATAATTCAAATAATTAA
- a CDS encoding phosphopantetheine-binding protein, producing MSNLEKIIQIIKEVSPMGDENIEADTELIESGIIDSFDTVSLIMELNDEFEIEIGVEEILPENFETPEKILALVEEFLGEN from the coding sequence ATGAGCAACTTAGAAAAAATAATTCAAATAATTAAAGAAGTTTCACCAATGGGAGATGAAAACATAGAAGCTGATACAGAGCTTATTGAGTCTGGAATTATAGATTCTTTCGATACTGTTTCTCTAATCATGGAATTAAATGACGAATTTGAGATAGAAATTGGGGTTGAAGAAATCCTTCCTGAAAATTTTGAAACTCCTGAAAAGATATTGGCTCTTGTGGAAGAGTTTTTGGGTGAAAATT